One Palaeococcus ferrophilus DSM 13482 genomic window, AAAATAGCCTGTGTCTCAAATTCTCTTATCCTCCTGATGGCTTCCCCCTTATCATGGGACGTATATGCCAGCAGAACCCCGCGCCACTTCGTTCTCTTCACCGTGGCATCACCAAGGGCCCACTCCAGCTCAAGGGATGCGTCTCCTTCCCTTCCCGTTGGACAGCTGACGAGCAAAATGACCATAAGTGTTTCCCCCACAACTTTTATATTCCATTAATGACCACTTCTAAAGGGTGGTGGTTTAAATGGAAAGCGGAACTCCTCTTAAAGTTTATCAGTCCCCCTCCTATGAAATTTACGGTCTCTCCAAAAACCCCTTCGCGGAGCTGGCCAGTGAGGGAATAACCGACGTGGAGAGCATTCATGTGTACCAGGAGATTGACATGAAGCTTTCCATGGCTCTTTCTGAAGTCGTAGGCAACAAATCATCCGTGGCCTTTTCCATAGTGGGTCCCCTGGGGATGGGTAAGACCCAGAGACTCAAAAGCCTCGCCAAGGCAATCAATGACAACGGGGGGAAGGCGATTTATGTTAAGGTGGACACCAACGACATTCTCAAGATAACGAGGGACATATTCAACTCTTTCAAGCCCCCCAAGAGCAAGACGGGTATCTTTCTGGAGAACCTCTCAAAGAAGCTCGGTTTCGTTGACCAGCTCGAGAAGATGCTGACCTCGACGGACGAGTACAAGTCGAGGGACGTTGCAGAGCTTCTCACAAAAGAGATGGGGAAGCACCCGTACTCCGCCCTTCTTCTGGACGAGCTTGAGAACATGATGAGCGCCAGGGAGGACGAGAAAATCCAGTTCTTCGAGATGCTGAGGCATTTCATAAGCAACATGCCCCCCGGGTGCATCTTCGCCTTCGCGTGTATTCCAGAGGCGTACGAGGACTACTCCAAGATATTCCCCGCCTTCTTCATGCGCCTTCACTACGAGTTCAAGCTCCGCCCCATGAGCCTTGAGGAGGCATTTGAGCTCGTCAAAAAGAGGCTGAACCGCGTTAGAATCCGCGATACGGATGATCCAATATACCCCTTCACTGAGAAGGCCATAGAGCTCATCCACACCCTCGGCAAGGGCAACCCGAGACAGATACTCCGCCTGCTCCACTACGTCCTCAGCGAGGCGAGCAAGCACAA contains:
- a CDS encoding P-loop NTPase family protein → MESGTPLKVYQSPSYEIYGLSKNPFAELASEGITDVESIHVYQEIDMKLSMALSEVVGNKSSVAFSIVGPLGMGKTQRLKSLAKAINDNGGKAIYVKVDTNDILKITRDIFNSFKPPKSKTGIFLENLSKKLGFVDQLEKMLTSTDEYKSRDVAELLTKEMGKHPYSALLLDELENMMSAREDEKIQFFEMLRHFISNMPPGCIFAFACIPEAYEDYSKIFPAFFMRLHYEFKLRPMSLEEAFELVKKRLNRVRIRDTDDPIYPFTEKAIELIHTLGKGNPRQILRLLHYVLSEASKHKFDPIDEYVVTTILEEPKSLEEYFARVPEDYRDLVKVIVEKFGGGPISYIQVAKELKKPGVQVYDHLEELIRLGFLVGDPKGNYKVPDYVRKFLEKGQGEKEEE